From Lytechinus pictus isolate F3 Inbred chromosome 6, Lp3.0, whole genome shotgun sequence, the proteins below share one genomic window:
- the LOC135154338 gene encoding putative ankyrin repeat protein RF_0381, whose translation MEDNNGRTAFHSAAFNSHIDVIKYLISEGAEVNKEDNDGRTALHSAASNGHIDVIKYLISEGAEVNKEDNDCRTAIHSTASIGHIDVIKYLISKGAEFNMKDNGGLTALHSAASNGHIDVIKYLISEGAEVNKEDNGGLTALHSAASKGHIDVIKYLISMGAEVAKEDNNGRTALHSATSNGHIDVIKYLISEGAEVNKEDNHGWTALHRAAEMSHIEVIKYLISEGAEVNKEDNDGRTAIHRAASNVHIAVNKYLISKGAEVNKEDNDGRTAIHSAASNGHIDVIKYLISEGAEVHKEDNDGRTAIHSAASNGHIDVIKYLNSEGAEVNKEDNNGRTAIHRAAPNGHIAVIKYLISEGAEVNKKDNDGRTAIQSAASNGHIDVIKYLISEGAEVNKEDNDGWTALHRAAEMSHIDVIKYLIS comes from the coding sequence ATGGAGGATAATAATGGTCGGACTGCATTTCACAGTGCTGCCTTCAATAgtcatattgacgtcatcaaatatctgatcagtgaaggagctgaggttaataaggaggataatgatggtcggactgcattacacagtgctgcttcCAATGGTCATATTGACgttatcaaatatctgatcagtgaaggagctgaggtcaataaggagGATAATGATTGTCGGACTGCAATACACAGTACTGCTTCAATTGGTCATATTGATGTCATtaaatatctgatcagtaaGGGAGCTGAGTTCAATATGAAGGATAATGGTGGtttgactgcattacacagtgctgcttcCAATGGTCATATTGATGTCATCAAATATCTAATCAGTGAgggagctgaggtcaataaggaggataatggtggtttgactgcattacacagtgctgcttccaaaggtcatattgacgtcatcaaatatctgatcagtatGGGAGCTGAGGTCGCTAAGGAGGATAATAATGgtcggactgcattacacagtgctacTTCCAATggtcatattgacgtcatcaaatatctgatcagtgaaggagctgaggtcaataaggagGATAATCATGGTTGGACTGCACTACACCGTGCTGCTGAGATGAGTCATATTGaggtcatcaaatatctgatcagtgaaggggctgaggtcaataaggagGATAATGATGGTCGGACTGCAATACACCGTGCTGCTTCCAATGTTCATATTGCCGTTAAtaaatatctgatcagtaagggagctgaggtcaataaggaAGATAATGATGGTCGGACTGCAATACACAGTGCTGCTTCCAATggtcatattgacgtcatcaaatatctgattagtGAAGGAGCTGAGGTCCATAAGGAAGATAATGATGGTCGGACTGCAATACACAGTGCTGCTTCCAATggtcatattgacgtcatcaaatatctgaataGTGAAGGGgctgaggtcaataaggagGATAATAATGGTCGGACTGCAATACACCGTGCTGCTCCCAATGGTCATATTGCCGTCAttaaatatctgatcagtgagggagctgaggtcaataagAAGGATAATGATGGTCGGACTGCAATACAAAGTGCTGCTTCCAATggtcatattgacgtcatcaaatatctgattagtgaaggagctgaggtcaataaggaggataatgatggttggactgcacTACACCGTGCTGCTGAGATGAgtcatattgacgtcatcaaatatctgatcagttgA